The Metabacillus schmidteae genome has a segment encoding these proteins:
- a CDS encoding sensor histidine kinase, producing MRKLLKHMSFRTKFLSILLILTFLLSGFSYILVQSIEAVQEVSSKIEEKNIPEVYWLTQWDKELAVKEQLVSEYLEKNLCCDFVEVYQNEEQINNIDNPPDIPSSLTSIEQGIELLDFMVMNNIDGLLAFEEYDEASEFVELMYLPQLIDLREDINEAKEQAFTKFSAHSNEFSNIITNSLWLLIIITIGAICLSIIAAYRISANLTKPIETMVDKVDQIANGEYGLTLPPLNQVEFEELTNSINQMSKSLKESFTTILNDKMYREQIVNSLPIGIITMNDDLSELKINRAAAEILQYNEDQISNLVTDQSDDENEHFWSSLTLHSNFNHRKVTYKAGRENKVLLVSQTEMRNHQCQVIGRIINFVDMTETEELERRIYQSEKLAIVGEIAAGAAHEIRNPLAVVQGFLSLMNQSLGDKEKGQYHMALLMKELDRINSIIEEMLLLSKPGAPIKKDISLQHVLEEFLPLIIDSSENIKININLMDKAIPIDPKQMKQVFHNLVRNSIEAMGGKGEIHIYSQIIKKYFHIYLKDSGPGIPSDLQEKIFEPFTSSKDDGTGLGLMIVKRIVENHDGYISIYDTSSDGTTFLIGLPLS from the coding sequence GTGAGAAAACTACTGAAACATATGTCATTTCGTACGAAATTTCTCTCAATCCTTCTTATCTTAACATTTCTATTAAGCGGTTTTTCCTATATCCTTGTACAATCAATCGAAGCAGTTCAAGAAGTGAGTAGTAAAATAGAGGAGAAGAACATCCCTGAAGTCTATTGGCTTACTCAATGGGATAAAGAACTAGCTGTAAAAGAACAGCTTGTCAGTGAATATCTGGAGAAAAATCTATGCTGTGATTTTGTAGAAGTCTATCAAAATGAAGAACAAATTAACAACATTGATAATCCTCCTGATATTCCATCTTCCTTAACTAGCATTGAGCAAGGAATTGAATTGCTTGATTTTATGGTTATGAATAATATTGATGGCTTATTAGCGTTTGAAGAGTATGATGAGGCGTCTGAGTTTGTGGAATTAATGTACTTACCCCAACTTATCGATCTAAGGGAAGACATAAATGAAGCAAAGGAACAAGCGTTTACAAAGTTTAGTGCCCATTCAAATGAGTTTTCCAACATTATTACAAATTCCCTCTGGCTTTTAATAATAATTACCATAGGTGCTATTTGTTTGTCTATAATAGCAGCATATCGAATAAGTGCGAATTTGACGAAGCCAATAGAAACAATGGTCGATAAAGTTGACCAAATTGCTAATGGTGAGTATGGACTAACCCTTCCACCTTTAAACCAGGTTGAATTTGAAGAATTGACGAATTCTATTAATCAAATGTCCAAGAGCTTGAAAGAATCATTTACAACAATTCTTAATGATAAGATGTATCGTGAGCAAATAGTTAATTCTCTGCCAATTGGGATTATTACAATGAATGATGATTTATCAGAGCTCAAAATTAATAGAGCAGCTGCTGAAATTTTACAATATAATGAAGACCAGATAAGTAATTTGGTTACGGATCAAAGTGATGATGAAAATGAACATTTTTGGAGTAGCTTAACTCTGCATTCAAACTTTAACCATAGAAAGGTTACATATAAAGCGGGGAGAGAAAACAAAGTCCTGCTCGTATCTCAAACAGAAATGCGCAATCATCAATGTCAGGTTATTGGAAGAATTATTAACTTTGTTGACATGACAGAAACAGAAGAACTTGAAAGAAGAATATATCAATCTGAAAAGTTAGCCATTGTTGGAGAAATAGCCGCAGGTGCTGCACATGAAATTCGCAATCCTTTAGCTGTTGTTCAAGGCTTCTTATCCTTGATGAATCAATCACTGGGAGATAAAGAAAAGGGCCAATATCATATGGCTCTGCTGATGAAGGAACTTGACAGGATTAACAGTATCATTGAGGAAATGTTACTATTATCCAAACCCGGAGCTCCTATTAAAAAAGATATAAGCCTTCAGCATGTATTAGAAGAGTTTTTGCCATTGATTATTGATTCCTCTGAAAATATAAAAATTAACATTAACTTGATGGATAAGGCTATACCGATTGATCCAAAGCAAATGAAGCAGGTTTTTCATAATCTTGTTCGCAACAGTATTGAAGCAATGGGTGGTAAAGGAGAAATACATATCTATTCACAAATAATAAAAAAATATTTTCACATTTACCTAAAAGATAGCGGTCCGGGAATTCCATCTGATTTACAGGAAAAGATTTTTGAACCATTTACGAGCTCGAAGGATGATGGAACCGGCTTAGGCTTAATGATCGTAAAAAGAATTGTCGAAAACCATGATGGTTATATTTCAATATATGATACATCTTCAGACGGTACAACTTTCTTAATTGGGCTTCCATTATCATAA
- a CDS encoding glutamine--tRNA ligase/YqeY domain fusion protein, whose translation MEHNSSNFIKSIIKEDLETGKRDYVYTRFPPEPNGYLHIGHAKSIVINFGLADEFNGKTNLRFDDTNPLKEDTEYVESIKEDVAWLGYEWDGLFFASNYFEEMYNRAVLLIKKGKAYVDDLTADEIREYRGTLTAPGKESPYRNRSIEENLDLFERMRNGEFGNGEKVLRAKIDMSSPNINLRDPVIYRVSHASHHNTGDKWCIYPMYAFAHPLEDAIEGITHSLCTTEFEDQRPLYNWVIEECEMEHKPQQIEFGRLGITNTVMSKRKLKQLVDEKFVDGWDDPRMPTISGLRRKGYTPKAIREFVKETGVSKGVATADEAMLEHFVREDLKLQAPRTMGILKPLKVVITNYPEDQVEMLEAEINPEVPEMGTRQIPFSREIYIEQEDFMENPPKKYFRLFPGNEVRLKHAYFIKCEDVIKDEDGNVIEIHCTYDPETKSGTGFTGRKVKGTLHWVDAKHALPAEFRLYEPLILDKQENEEVEEEVESEEKTFLDYVNENSLEVLQGFIEPNMEDVKPQDKFQFFRHGYFNVDPKHTTEEKAVFNRIVSLKSSFKLK comes from the coding sequence TTGGAACACAATTCCTCAAACTTTATTAAAAGCATTATTAAAGAGGATCTTGAGACAGGAAAACGAGACTATGTGTACACTCGCTTCCCACCGGAACCAAATGGTTATCTCCATATTGGTCATGCAAAATCGATTGTCATTAACTTTGGTTTAGCAGATGAATTTAACGGAAAAACAAATTTACGTTTTGATGATACAAATCCTTTAAAAGAAGATACAGAATATGTTGAATCAATTAAAGAAGATGTAGCTTGGTTAGGCTACGAATGGGATGGTTTATTCTTTGCTTCCAATTATTTTGAAGAAATGTACAATCGCGCTGTTTTACTTATAAAAAAAGGAAAAGCCTATGTAGATGATTTAACAGCAGATGAAATTAGAGAATATCGAGGAACCTTGACTGCGCCTGGTAAGGAAAGTCCATACCGAAATCGTTCAATTGAGGAAAACCTCGATTTATTTGAACGTATGCGTAATGGAGAATTCGGTAATGGCGAAAAAGTCCTTCGTGCAAAAATTGATATGTCATCACCTAACATCAATTTACGTGACCCTGTTATCTACCGTGTTTCACATGCATCACATCATAATACAGGTGATAAGTGGTGCATCTATCCAATGTATGCTTTTGCACATCCACTGGAAGATGCTATTGAAGGGATTACACATTCTTTATGTACAACAGAGTTTGAGGATCAACGCCCTCTTTACAACTGGGTTATTGAAGAATGTGAAATGGAGCATAAACCTCAACAAATAGAATTTGGCCGTTTAGGTATTACAAATACGGTGATGAGTAAGCGTAAGTTAAAACAACTTGTTGATGAAAAATTTGTTGATGGATGGGATGATCCTCGTATGCCAACGATATCCGGCCTACGAAGAAAAGGATATACACCAAAAGCCATTCGTGAGTTTGTAAAAGAGACTGGTGTTTCAAAAGGAGTTGCTACAGCAGATGAAGCAATGCTTGAACATTTTGTTCGTGAAGACTTAAAACTTCAAGCTCCTCGAACAATGGGAATCTTGAAGCCGTTAAAAGTTGTCATTACAAATTATCCCGAAGACCAAGTGGAAATGCTTGAGGCAGAGATTAACCCTGAAGTACCTGAGATGGGAACAAGACAAATCCCGTTCTCACGTGAAATTTACATTGAGCAAGAGGACTTTATGGAAAATCCCCCTAAAAAATATTTCCGCCTGTTTCCTGGAAATGAAGTAAGGCTAAAACACGCTTATTTCATTAAATGTGAAGATGTCATTAAAGATGAAGATGGAAATGTGATTGAGATTCATTGTACCTATGACCCGGAAACAAAAAGTGGTACCGGCTTTACAGGTCGTAAAGTAAAAGGAACATTACACTGGGTTGATGCAAAGCATGCCCTACCTGCTGAGTTTCGTTTATATGAGCCACTTATTCTTGATAAACAAGAAAACGAGGAAGTTGAGGAAGAGGTCGAATCTGAGGAAAAAACATTCCTTGATTATGTAAATGAAAACTCCCTTGAAGTTTTACAAGGCTTTATTGAACCGAATATGGAAGACGTTAAACCACAAGATAAATTCCAATTTTTCCGTCATGGTTATTTTAATGTTGATCCAAAGCATACCACTGAGGAAAAAGCGGTATTCAATAGAATTGTATCATTAAAAAGTTCTTTCAAATTAAAATAA
- a CDS encoding sugar ABC transporter substrate-binding protein — protein MRNKLFNTFFILAVVFTVFVSGCASSNGGTNESTKAKGNPEVSLDNVPERFKDGEEVKIKVIRKIGGDDHTAQFLAGAKEEGEALGFQVDVFTANGDTAKFHDAIAQGLEEDYDGFIISHGDDEATINAVQKLVDAGKSVVTFDSIDGLSKINGVTLTSQDDEALAKLALDQLVKDTKGEANIVYLWVDGFPPMVRRNAVYQDVLTNNTGIKEVERFGIASADTSVQTQNAVASMLNKHPKGEIDAIFATWDAFAIGAARAIKEAGRDEIKIYGIDVSNADLQEMQNEDSSWNYTAAVDPKLIGAVDMRILAKKLVGEETPETYNLEASLISQEALLQSNEPINMVNLADTVEGWGQSDAFEEEWMKTLKEYYKK, from the coding sequence ATGAGAAACAAACTTTTTAACACATTCTTTATTTTGGCGGTAGTATTTACAGTATTTGTTTCAGGTTGTGCGTCTAGTAATGGTGGAACAAATGAATCAACAAAAGCAAAGGGAAATCCTGAGGTATCACTCGACAATGTACCAGAAAGATTTAAAGATGGTGAAGAGGTAAAAATTAAAGTAATCCGTAAAATTGGCGGAGATGATCATACAGCTCAATTTTTAGCAGGAGCTAAAGAAGAAGGGGAAGCTTTAGGCTTCCAGGTTGATGTATTCACTGCAAATGGTGATACAGCAAAATTCCATGATGCGATCGCACAAGGACTTGAAGAAGATTATGATGGCTTTATCATTTCTCATGGTGATGATGAAGCAACAATTAACGCCGTTCAAAAATTAGTTGACGCAGGAAAAAGTGTAGTAACATTTGACTCAATTGATGGACTATCAAAAATTAATGGCGTGACATTAACTTCACAGGATGATGAAGCATTAGCAAAATTAGCTTTAGATCAATTAGTAAAAGATACAAAAGGTGAAGCGAATATCGTATACCTATGGGTTGACGGCTTCCCTCCTATGGTAAGAAGAAATGCAGTTTATCAAGATGTGTTAACCAATAATACAGGAATTAAAGAGGTAGAACGCTTCGGTATTGCTTCTGCAGATACATCAGTTCAAACTCAAAACGCTGTTGCATCTATGCTTAATAAGCATCCAAAAGGTGAAATTGATGCAATCTTTGCAACTTGGGATGCATTTGCAATCGGTGCTGCACGTGCTATTAAAGAAGCTGGAAGAGATGAAATTAAAATATATGGTATTGATGTTTCAAATGCAGATCTTCAAGAAATGCAAAATGAAGACAGCTCATGGAATTACACAGCAGCAGTTGATCCGAAGCTTATCGGTGCAGTGGATATGAGAATCCTTGCGAAAAAACTTGTTGGTGAAGAAACACCTGAAACATATAATCTTGAAGCTTCACTTATTTCACAAGAAGCGTTACTTCAATCGAATGAGCCAATTAATATGGTGAATTTAGCTGACACTGTGGAAGGTTGGGGTCAGTCAGATGCATTTGAAGAAGAGTGGATGAAAACATTAAAAGAATACTATAAGAAGTAA
- a CDS encoding sugar ABC transporter ATP-binding protein has protein sequence MSTSVLSMKEISIEFPGVKALDAVHFTMKSGTTHALIGANGAGKSTLMKVLSGSYNHYTGQIVIDDKEVAIKDPKDAQIQGIQIVHQEVDTALIPYLTVGENIMLTKTVSGMGKKQFIRWKQIHQQATEILNSLNIRVSSKKLVSELTLAEKQMVLIARTVSSECKFLILDEPTAPLSHAETKDLFRIVRDLKAKGVGIIFISHRLPEIFEICDEITIMRNGKLVTHELIRETTPNKVIENMLGRELEEQFPERTFQLGESILEVNNLFDGEKLTDISLNIRQGEIIGIAGLVGAGKTELCKTLFGEKKLTSGEIRLRGKKLKIANPYQAVKQGIALVPEERRKEGILVEESVVTNLTAANLGTFTSPLSFVKRKAEKQQAVELINSLGIKTPSEETKVKNLSGGNQQKIAIGKWLITDADVYIFDEPTKGVDVGAKKDIFELICELARRGKAIIYASSELAEIIGITNRLYVLYDGKIVKEVNTDVTNEEDLLFYSTGGN, from the coding sequence ATGAGCACATCTGTATTAAGTATGAAAGAAATTTCAATAGAGTTTCCCGGAGTAAAGGCACTTGACGCTGTTCACTTTACGATGAAAAGTGGTACAACCCATGCATTAATAGGAGCAAATGGTGCGGGGAAGTCGACTCTTATGAAGGTATTATCAGGTTCTTACAATCATTATACAGGACAGATCGTTATAGACGATAAAGAAGTGGCTATTAAAGATCCTAAGGATGCCCAAATACAAGGTATTCAAATTGTACATCAGGAAGTGGATACAGCGCTTATCCCATATTTAACAGTTGGAGAGAACATTATGCTCACCAAAACAGTAAGTGGAATGGGGAAGAAGCAATTCATTCGCTGGAAGCAAATCCATCAACAAGCAACTGAGATTTTAAATAGCCTAAATATAAGAGTGTCATCTAAAAAACTCGTTAGTGAACTAACTCTTGCAGAAAAACAGATGGTGTTGATTGCCAGAACAGTTTCATCAGAATGTAAATTTCTTATTTTAGATGAGCCAACAGCACCATTAAGTCATGCTGAGACAAAGGATCTGTTCAGGATTGTACGTGATTTAAAGGCTAAAGGTGTTGGGATTATCTTTATATCACACCGTTTACCTGAAATTTTTGAGATTTGTGATGAAATTACAATCATGAGAAATGGAAAGCTTGTCACACATGAGCTTATTCGCGAAACAACTCCTAATAAAGTAATCGAAAACATGCTTGGTAGAGAGTTAGAGGAGCAGTTTCCAGAGAGAACATTTCAACTGGGCGAGTCCATCCTCGAGGTCAACAACCTTTTCGATGGTGAGAAACTCACAGATATTTCCTTGAACATAAGACAAGGTGAAATTATCGGAATTGCAGGCTTAGTAGGAGCAGGTAAAACCGAGTTATGTAAAACCCTATTTGGTGAGAAGAAACTTACATCAGGCGAAATAAGACTTCGAGGTAAAAAGTTGAAGATAGCAAATCCTTATCAAGCAGTTAAGCAAGGTATAGCCTTGGTTCCAGAAGAGAGACGTAAAGAAGGGATTCTGGTAGAGGAATCGGTTGTAACAAATCTAACCGCTGCAAATTTGGGAACCTTCACAAGTCCTCTTAGCTTTGTAAAGCGAAAAGCAGAAAAGCAACAAGCTGTTGAACTTATTAACAGTCTTGGAATAAAAACACCATCTGAAGAAACAAAAGTAAAGAATCTATCTGGTGGAAATCAACAGAAAATAGCTATAGGTAAGTGGCTGATTACAGATGCTGATGTTTATATCTTTGATGAACCTACAAAAGGAGTAGATGTAGGGGCAAAGAAGGATATTTTTGAACTCATATGTGAATTGGCAAGAAGAGGAAAGGCCATTATCTATGCCTCTTCAGAATTAGCCGAAATTATCGGAATTACGAATCGCTTATATGTTTTATACGACGGTAAGATCGTAAAAGAAGTAAATACAGATGTCACGAACGAAGAAGACCTATTATTTTATTCAACAGGAGGCAACTGA
- a CDS encoding ABC transporter permease codes for MTEVNPNPVQTKEAKRSFDLFQFLYKYGTILTIFILIIVFAVSNPSFIQGNNIINILRSISIVTIIAIGITISLSVNGFDLSVGSVASLSNAIVISMFVWFSQNTLIAIFSAIIASLLVGVLNSFIIVKLKVPDMLITLATMFIVQGIALTYTKGATVSQNMVMPDGTFATGLISPVFEHIGQVPWIIVIMVIVVIAVHIFLTYTKHGRYMYVIGGNIEAARLSGIPVNKYKVAAYLLSALFASIGGIVLASRVMTAEINAGAPYLMDSVAAAFIGFSVLGAGKPNAFGTFVGAVLIGILQNGLVMMSVPYYAMDIVKGTVLAFALALTYYKQK; via the coding sequence ATGACTGAAGTAAATCCTAATCCTGTGCAAACAAAAGAAGCAAAACGATCATTTGATCTCTTTCAGTTTTTGTATAAATATGGAACAATTTTAACGATCTTTATTCTTATCATTGTGTTTGCAGTTTCTAATCCTAGTTTTATCCAAGGCAATAATATTATTAATATTCTACGATCAATATCAATTGTAACGATTATCGCTATCGGAATTACGATCTCTCTTTCTGTAAATGGATTTGACTTATCTGTAGGATCTGTCGCATCATTATCAAATGCAATTGTTATTTCTATGTTCGTTTGGTTCTCACAGAACACGCTCATTGCGATTTTCTCTGCTATTATTGCGTCATTATTAGTTGGGGTTCTAAATTCTTTTATTATTGTAAAATTAAAAGTTCCTGATATGCTCATAACCCTTGCCACAATGTTTATTGTTCAAGGGATTGCCCTAACCTATACAAAAGGTGCTACAGTATCACAAAACATGGTTATGCCTGATGGAACATTTGCAACAGGTCTTATTAGTCCGGTTTTTGAGCATATTGGACAAGTACCGTGGATTATCGTCATTATGGTGATCGTTGTGATTGCAGTTCACATCTTTCTAACGTACACAAAGCATGGCCGTTATATGTATGTAATTGGCGGAAATATTGAAGCGGCAAGATTATCAGGAATTCCTGTAAATAAATATAAAGTAGCTGCTTATCTTTTATCAGCTCTTTTTGCATCAATCGGAGGAATCGTACTGGCATCAAGAGTTATGACTGCGGAGATCAATGCTGGAGCACCTTATTTAATGGATTCAGTTGCTGCAGCATTTATTGGATTTTCTGTGCTTGGGGCAGGAAAGCCAAATGCCTTTGGAACATTTGTCGGGGCTGTCTTAATCGGTATTTTACAAAACGGACTTGTCATGATGTCAGTACCTTATTATGCAATGGATATTGTCAAGGGAACAGTTTTGGCATTTGCACTTGCTCTTACTTATTACAAACAAAAATAG
- a CDS encoding LytTR family transcriptional regulator DNA-binding domain-containing protein, producing MNILSIHDLERHEGNAVIFPPFSLTVSAGNAVAIHTNMSVQKLLMDMLLGDLPILTGAIKVNDINISSSKKQYLQHIGVVALNDGLYERLTVKEYLVFYKKLYDSKIDLGQILQSIQLEEKKNTKIGKLSFSEKRRVHLGNLLLKPASLYILEEPDQNTDLETKRVLNRIVQQLLSKEKAVVMLTGNMESALAVTDNVYRLDGSGLYKLDVTADEAEKDVETEVVFQPVRFEKIPTKVNDKIVLFDPPEIDYIESGEGQSQLFIKGEVYPSMFTLNELEERLQPFGFFRCHRSYIVNLQKVREVVTWTRNSFTLILNDPNKSSVPLSKTKMAELKGMLGLK from the coding sequence ATGAATATATTATCAATTCATGATTTGGAAAGGCATGAAGGCAATGCAGTAATCTTTCCTCCCTTTAGTTTGACAGTCAGTGCGGGAAATGCTGTTGCTATTCATACGAATATGAGTGTGCAGAAACTATTAATGGATATGTTGTTAGGGGACCTTCCTATTTTGACAGGAGCAATAAAGGTAAATGATATAAATATTTCATCATCAAAAAAACAATACTTACAACATATTGGAGTTGTTGCTTTAAACGATGGCTTATATGAAAGGTTAACAGTAAAAGAGTATCTAGTTTTTTATAAAAAATTGTATGATTCTAAGATTGATCTAGGACAGATTTTACAATCTATTCAATTGGAAGAAAAGAAGAATACGAAAATTGGGAAGCTTAGTTTTTCAGAGAAACGAAGAGTACACCTCGGCAATTTGCTGCTAAAACCGGCATCTCTTTATATATTAGAGGAACCTGATCAAAACACTGATTTGGAAACGAAAAGAGTTCTCAATCGTATCGTTCAGCAGCTTTTGAGCAAAGAAAAAGCTGTTGTGATGTTAACTGGGAATATGGAAAGTGCATTGGCTGTTACCGACAACGTATACCGTTTAGATGGTTCAGGTCTTTATAAGCTAGATGTAACTGCAGATGAAGCTGAAAAGGATGTAGAGACGGAGGTAGTGTTTCAACCTGTGAGGTTTGAAAAAATACCAACAAAAGTGAATGATAAAATTGTTTTATTTGATCCTCCTGAAATAGATTATATTGAGAGTGGAGAGGGTCAATCACAGCTTTTTATTAAAGGGGAAGTCTATCCAAGTATGTTCACGCTGAATGAGTTGGAGGAGCGCCTGCAGCCATTCGGCTTTTTCCGCTGTCATCGTTCCTATATTGTTAACTTGCAAAAGGTTAGGGAAGTTGTGACATGGACGAGAAATAGCTTTACACTTATATTGAATGACCCAAATAAATCCTCTGTTCCTCTTTCCAAAACAAAAATGGCGGAATTAAAAGGGATGCTTGGGTTAAAATAG
- a CDS encoding ABC transporter ATP-binding protein: protein MENIIEVKSLAKLFGNQRALEDVSFGVKKGEVFGFLGPSGSGKTTTIKILTAQLAQTDGDALVFGNPAGQLKNPMNRKKIGIITDNSGLYERLSIYDNLKLYCGLYDVSLSRIDEVLEMVNLKAESKKVVSKLSKGMLQRVTLARAFLHKPELLFLDEPTSALDPVNSRHIYRGLQELRDNGTTIFLTTHDMNEAELLCDRVAFLHNGSIQLIGPPKELRKSYSDHTLTVELTDGTTEVISKGEDGAEALYRFMSENRVVSVNTNEPTLGDIFVEITGRKLS from the coding sequence ATGGAAAATATAATCGAAGTGAAGTCATTGGCAAAACTGTTCGGTAATCAGCGTGCTCTAGAGGATGTTTCATTTGGAGTGAAAAAAGGAGAAGTATTTGGTTTTCTCGGACCGAGCGGATCAGGGAAGACGACAACAATCAAAATTTTAACTGCACAGCTGGCGCAAACAGACGGAGATGCACTTGTGTTCGGTAATCCAGCCGGACAATTAAAGAACCCGATGAATCGAAAGAAAATCGGGATTATAACGGACAACAGCGGTTTGTATGAACGCTTATCAATCTATGACAATTTAAAACTATATTGCGGGCTTTATGATGTTAGCCTATCAAGAATAGACGAAGTGCTCGAGATGGTTAATTTAAAGGCGGAAAGTAAAAAGGTAGTCTCAAAGCTTTCAAAAGGAATGCTGCAGAGAGTGACGCTCGCACGTGCATTTCTTCATAAACCGGAGCTGCTGTTCTTAGATGAACCTACTTCCGCTCTCGACCCTGTCAATTCCCGTCATATTTATCGCGGCTTACAGGAGCTGAGGGATAATGGCACAACGATCTTTCTAACAACTCACGATATGAATGAAGCCGAACTTTTATGTGATCGTGTAGCATTTCTCCATAATGGCTCCATTCAGCTAATTGGACCGCCGAAGGAGCTGCGCAAGAGCTATTCTGATCATACATTGACTGTTGAATTAACGGACGGTACAACAGAGGTTATTTCAAAAGGAGAAGACGGTGCGGAAGCTTTGTACCGATTCATGTCAGAAAATAGAGTAGTTTCAGTCAATACAAACGAACCAACCTTAGGTGACATATTTGTTGAGATAACAGGGAGGAAATTATCATGA
- a CDS encoding ABC transporter permease: MTFSFKRTLAIFQKDYKDISKNMYVSFTAIIPLFMALLYGSQGEMTIDMQYIIINMTLSLVAAFIQCSLIAEEKEKNTLRGLMLSPASTVEILTGKGMLTFLATIFIIAVSCLLIDYKPKNIAVIAVAIGLSTLFYIGLGTFLGLMTKSVMEASVIIMPFFFLFTFSSYALLLVEKFPILKAVEYMPNSQLVELAGTVESGAGFADVWSHLLVISIWTVAIFFLAYRIFKKRMMD; the protein is encoded by the coding sequence ATGACATTTTCATTTAAAAGAACGTTAGCTATCTTTCAAAAGGATTATAAAGATATTTCGAAAAACATGTATGTTTCCTTTACTGCAATTATCCCGTTATTTATGGCACTTCTCTACGGTTCACAAGGGGAAATGACGATTGATATGCAATATATCATTATTAATATGACGTTATCTCTCGTTGCTGCGTTTATTCAATGTTCACTTATTGCTGAAGAAAAGGAAAAGAACACATTACGCGGGTTAATGCTCTCACCGGCCAGTACAGTAGAAATCCTGACTGGTAAGGGGATGCTGACATTCTTAGCGACGATTTTTATAATTGCCGTTTCCTGTCTTTTAATTGACTACAAGCCGAAAAATATCGCGGTCATCGCAGTAGCAATTGGTTTGTCTACTTTGTTTTACATCGGTTTAGGAACCTTCCTTGGTTTGATGACAAAATCAGTCATGGAAGCTTCGGTTATCATTATGCCCTTTTTCTTTCTGTTTACGTTCAGTTCTTATGCTTTATTACTAGTTGAAAAGTTTCCTATCTTAAAGGCTGTAGAGTATATGCCAAATTCGCAGCTTGTTGAACTGGCCGGGACAGTAGAATCCGGTGCAGGCTTTGCTGATGTATGGAGCCATCTATTAGTCATTAGCATTTGGACTGTGGCGATCTTTTTCCTTGCTTATCGTATTTTTAAGAAACGTATGATGGATTAA
- a CDS encoding thioredoxin family protein, with protein MDLLDWYNNGLTKEAYVNGMQVNKSEMTGIYEKFSLNETHKSRLAPLRDKGLKVIVLTEDWCGDAMLNNPVLLRIAEEIGMEVRFVLRDSNLELMDQYLTNGTSRAIPIFIFLSSDGEEIAVWGPRAAKMQELVMEERSKLPSKEDPSFSEKQTAMYKKITSAYQETPDYWDIVAESIIEKLTA; from the coding sequence ATGGATTTGCTTGATTGGTACAATAATGGCTTGACGAAAGAAGCTTATGTAAATGGAATGCAAGTGAACAAATCAGAAATGACGGGAATTTATGAAAAGTTCTCACTAAATGAAACACATAAAAGTCGCTTAGCTCCATTAAGAGATAAAGGTTTAAAAGTAATTGTCCTAACAGAAGACTGGTGTGGTGATGCCATGCTGAATAATCCGGTCCTACTTAGAATAGCTGAAGAAATTGGGATGGAGGTTCGGTTTGTCCTTCGTGATTCGAATTTAGAGCTGATGGATCAATATTTAACAAATGGTACATCTCGGGCGATTCCAATTTTTATTTTCTTAAGTAGCGATGGTGAGGAAATCGCAGTATGGGGTCCTCGTGCAGCTAAAATGCAGGAGCTCGTGATGGAAGAGAGAAGTAAATTGCCTTCGAAAGAAGATCCGTCTTTCTCTGAAAAACAGACTGCAATGTACAAAAAAATCACATCCGCTTATCAGGAAACTCCTGATTATTGGGATATAGTGGCAGAAAGTATTATTGAAAAATTAACAGCATAA